CTGGTCGCCTGGCGCTACCGCTGGTGCGCGGCGATGCTCTCCGCGGTGCTGGCCAGCATGGGCGGCACCGCCTGGGCGCCCGGCCGCGACGCGGTCCCCGGACGCCGCGCGTGCCGGGCCGGTGCTTGTCCCGTCCTGCCCGGCCTGCCGCTGCCGCAGGTTCACGACACCTCCTGACGCCGACGCCGCGCCGATCCCATCCCGATGTCCCGCAGGCCGGGCGGCAGCGCCGCTTCCCGGCCCGCCCGTGCTGGCGGAAATGCGGGGACAGTTCACTGCATTCGACCTGAAACCGACCGCGAAAGGGCGGCGACCGGTGCCGGATTGAGGAAACCGTCCCCGGATTTCCGGCGGGCGCGGCATCGGCCTTTACGCCGCCGGACATCCGGTTTCGGCAAGCCGACCCGCCCTGAGCGCCAGATCCCGCATCGCCTCGCTGCCCCGTTCACTCGCCTTCCCTGCCCCGCCGCGCTAGAATCCGCCCATGACCGACCTCTTCGCCAGCGATTCCCCCTCCAACGCCGCCGAATTCACGGTGTCGGAGATCTCCAATGCCCTGAAGCGCACGGTGGAGGATGCCTTCGGCAACGTGCGCGTGCGAGGCGAAATTTCCGGCTATCGCGGGCCCCATTCGTCGGGCCACGCCTATTTCGCGCTGAAGGACGACCGCGCGCGGATCGAGGCGGTGATCTGGAAGGGCACGTTCCGGGGCCTGCGCTTCCGGCCCGAGGAGGGCATGGAAGTGATCGCGCAGGGGCGGCTCACCACCTATCCGGGCTCGTCCAAGTACCAGATCGTCATCGAGAGCCTGGAGCCCGCCGGCGCCGGCGCGCTGATGGCGCTGCTGGAGGAGCGCCGCCGCCGGCTGGCCGCCGAGGGCCTGTTCGACGCCACGCGCAAGCGGCCGCTGCCCTTCATGCCCAGGGTCATCGGTGTGGTCACCTCGCCCACCGGCGCCGTCATCCGCGACATCATCCACCGCATCTCCGACCGCTTTCCGCTGCACGTGCTGGTCTGGCCCGTGCGCGTCCAGGGCGAGACGACGGGCGCGGAGGTGTCGGCGGCGGTGACCGGCTTCAACGCCCTGCCCGCGGGCGGGCCGATCCCCCGGCCCGACGTCCTGATCGTGGCGCGCGGCGGCGGCAGCCTGGAGGACCTCTGGGGCTTCAACGACGAGGCCATCGTGCGCGCGGTGGCCGCCTCGCGGATCCCGGTGATCTCGGCCGTCGGCCACGAGACCGACTGGACCCTGATCGACCATGCCGCCGACGTACGGGCTCCGACGCCGACGGGTGCGGCGGAAATGGCCGTCCCGGTGAAGGCCGATCTCGAGGCGACGCTCGCCGCCCTCGGCGCACGGCTGCGGAACGGCGAGGTGCGCGGCATCGACCGCAAGCGTCAGGCGCTGCGCGCCGCCGCCCGTGCCCTTCCCTCCGCCGACCAGCTGCTCGCGCTGCCGCGCCGCCGTTTCGACGAGGCCGCCGCCCGGCTCGACCGCTGTCTCGACGTCGGGCTGGAGCGCAAGCGCGCCCGCTTCGAGCGGCTGCGGCTGACGCCGGCGACGCTGTCGCGCCGGATCGCCGAGGCGACGCGCCTGATCGACCGGCTCGGCACCCGCCTGCCGGCCGCCCACCTCGCGCTGCGCCGCGACCGCCTGCACCGGCTCGGCCGCGCCGATGCGCGGCTCGGCCTCGAGCCGCTCCTGCGCCGGATGTCGGCCTGCGGCGACCGCGTCACGAACCTCGCCCGCCGCGCCGACCGCGCCGCCGACGTCCGCCTCGCCCGGCTGGCCGACCGGCTGGCACAGGCCGGCCGCCTCAATGCCTCGCTGTCCTACAAGGCAGTGCTGGAGCGCGGCTTCGTCGTCGTCCACGACGCCGCCGGCGCCCCGGTGAAGCGTGCAGCCGGCCTGTCCCCCGGCGATCAGGTGACGCTGCAGTTCGCCGACGCCTCCACCAGCGCCCTCATCGCCGGCGACGGCGCCCCCCCCAAACCGCGCCCCCGTCCGGCAAAGGCAGGCGGCGGCGGTCAGGGGTCGCTGTTCTGAGGGGGCGGGGAAGGGGCGAATGGCGAATAGCGGGGGGGGTGAGTAGCGGCTGAAAGGCACAAGACCGCGCCCTCCCCCTATTCCCTATTCCCTATTCCCTATTCCCTATTCCCTATTCCCTATTCCCTATTCGCCATTCGCCATTCCCTCCCCCCGCCTCCTTCGCAACCGCGAAACGCACCCTGCCCATTCTTTCATCGATATGCAAAAAACGCAGGCGATCCATGCGTATGGCGCTCTTGCGGCACTGCAACATGGCGACTATCTGAGCCGCATCAGATTGCAATTGCCCGAAAGAGAGACAGAGATCATGAGCATCCTGAAGAACTACCGCAACTGGCGCCGTTTCCGCAGCGCGATCGACGAGCTGTCGCGCCTGTCCAACCGCGAGCTGGACGACATCGGCATCACCCGCGCCGACATCCCGCACGTCGCGCGCCGCGGCCGCTGAACGACAGGAAAGTGCGGCAGGGCTCCCTCCCGCCCTGCCCCCGTCGGCCGCCCGTTCCCTCCCGTGAGGGCAGCCGCATCCCGAAGGCCCGCAGGTTCGTCCGGCGGGCCTTTCGCGTTTCGGCCGGGCGGCTCCGCCTGAGAGGATGCGAGAGAGTGCCCGTTTCCGCTCGGCTCAAGCCTCGAATCCCGAGGTCTTCAGCGGGCGTTCTTTCGAATCCTCGATTGATTCACACGTTCTGGGCGTCAGTTGCCCGACGGGTCCGCCACCGGTGGTCGACCGTCGTCGGCCAGCAGTTCCTCGAGGAACAGGCTGACGAACTGGCCCCGGCCGTCGACGCCCGCCTTGGCGTAGATCGCCGCCGACTGTGCCCGGACCGTGCCCTTCGCCGTTCCCCGCATCGCCGCGATCGTCTCCGTGTCGATCCCCTTGAGGATCAGCAGCGCGACGTCGCGCTCGGCCGGACTGAGCATCCAGCGCTCGAAGAACATCTCCACGATCGCCGCCATTTCGCCGC
The nucleotide sequence above comes from Aquibium microcysteis. Encoded proteins:
- the xseA gene encoding exodeoxyribonuclease VII large subunit; this translates as MTDLFASDSPSNAAEFTVSEISNALKRTVEDAFGNVRVRGEISGYRGPHSSGHAYFALKDDRARIEAVIWKGTFRGLRFRPEEGMEVIAQGRLTTYPGSSKYQIVIESLEPAGAGALMALLEERRRRLAAEGLFDATRKRPLPFMPRVIGVVTSPTGAVIRDIIHRISDRFPLHVLVWPVRVQGETTGAEVSAAVTGFNALPAGGPIPRPDVLIVARGGGSLEDLWGFNDEAIVRAVAASRIPVISAVGHETDWTLIDHAADVRAPTPTGAAEMAVPVKADLEATLAALGARLRNGEVRGIDRKRQALRAAARALPSADQLLALPRRRFDEAAARLDRCLDVGLERKRARFERLRLTPATLSRRIAEATRLIDRLGTRLPAAHLALRRDRLHRLGRADARLGLEPLLRRMSACGDRVTNLARRADRAADVRLARLADRLAQAGRLNASLSYKAVLERGFVVVHDAAGAPVKRAAGLSPGDQVTLQFADASTSALIAGDGAPPKPRPRPAKAGGGGQGSLF
- a CDS encoding DUF1127 domain-containing protein, producing MSILKNYRNWRRFRSAIDELSRLSNRELDDIGITRADIPHVARRGR
- a CDS encoding helix-turn-helix transcriptional regulator, yielding MIVRLPMPEGTERRATTLAALIVVQALCAVFFLADVIVDFGDDGRLEGAHVIAEAVATAALIGGVAFLMIELRRLLGRMERMEIGLRSARGEMAAIVEMFFERWMLSPAERDVALLILKGIDTETIAAMRGTAKGTVRAQSAAIYAKAGVDGRGQFVSLFLEELLADDGRPPVADPSGN